A single region of the Gracilibacillus caseinilyticus genome encodes:
- a CDS encoding PIN/TRAM domain-containing protein — protein sequence MLKRFVQLFFIIAGGTAGYLYIPKLLELIGFAEGSWFMSGYVAPYVGLVLGAIILFILSLLVSDYIVQFFTWIEELLMKAPVADLIFGSLGIIIGLIIAYFLIIPIQSIEIKLVSQVVPIFLSALLAYFGFQVGFKRRDEFLNLFTLPKKEKKKTSVAEDDLADLPKPKILDTSVIIDGRIADICQTSFLEGTIIIPQFVLEELQHIADSSDALKRNRGRRGLDILNRIQKDLPINVEIYEGDFEEIQEVDSKLVKLAKVMNGIVVTNDFNLNKVCEFQKVPVLNINDLANAVKPIVLPGEELAVHVIKDGKEQNQGVAYLDDGTMIVVEEGKNYIGKHIDVVITSVLQTSAGRMIFAKPKLLEKAL from the coding sequence GTGCTAAAACGATTTGTGCAACTATTTTTTATTATTGCAGGTGGTACCGCTGGATATTTATATATTCCAAAATTATTGGAATTGATAGGATTCGCTGAAGGATCATGGTTTATGTCAGGATATGTGGCACCCTATGTTGGGTTAGTCTTAGGAGCAATTATTTTATTTATTCTTTCTCTATTGGTTTCAGATTATATTGTGCAGTTTTTTACTTGGATCGAAGAGTTATTGATGAAAGCCCCAGTTGCAGATCTGATTTTTGGTAGTTTAGGAATTATTATTGGTTTAATTATTGCTTACTTCTTAATTATTCCGATTCAATCGATAGAGATCAAACTAGTTTCACAAGTTGTTCCAATCTTTTTAAGTGCATTGCTGGCTTATTTTGGTTTTCAGGTCGGCTTTAAACGACGTGATGAGTTTCTTAATTTATTCACCTTGCCAAAGAAGGAAAAAAAGAAAACATCTGTCGCCGAAGATGACCTAGCCGACTTACCTAAGCCGAAAATTCTAGATACGAGTGTGATTATCGATGGCCGTATCGCTGATATCTGTCAAACGAGCTTTCTTGAAGGGACAATTATCATTCCACAGTTTGTCTTGGAAGAACTTCAGCATATTGCTGATTCCTCAGATGCGTTGAAGCGAAACAGAGGGCGCAGAGGGTTGGATATTCTGAATCGGATTCAAAAAGACTTACCAATCAATGTGGAAATTTATGAAGGTGATTTTGAAGAGATTCAAGAAGTAGACAGTAAACTAGTGAAGCTTGCGAAAGTAATGAACGGTATTGTCGTAACGAATGACTTCAACCTAAATAAAGTCTGTGAGTTTCAAAAAGTACCCGTTCTTAACATTAATGATCTGGCGAATGCAGTGAAACCAATTGTCTTGCCTGGCGAGGAATTAGCTGTACATGTGATCAAAGACGGTAAAGAACAGAATCAAGGTGTAGCGTATCTGGATGATGGTACGATGATCGTTGTAGAAGAAGGTAAGAACTACATCGGCAAACATATAGACGTAGTCATCACTAGTGTTCTGCAAACTTCAGCGGGACGAATGATTTTCGCAAAACCAAAATTGCTTGAAAAAGCTCTATAA
- the radA gene encoding DNA repair protein RadA, which translates to MAKRKSKFVCQSCGYESPKWMGKCPGCHQWNTLVEELEATKTARGNWATGAATAQKPEKISSIQTQEEPRITTSMRELNRVLGGGIVPGSLVLIGGDPGIGKSTLLLQVSSQLSQSNLDVLYISGEESARQTKLRADRLDISSERLYVLSETNLMDIANQIDQLKPGFVVIDSIQTIFKEEVTSAPGSVSQVRECTSELMRIAKQNHIPIFIVGHVTKEGSIAGPRLLEHMVDAVLYFEGERHHTFRILRSVKNRFGSTHEMGIFEMKEEGLVEVLNPSEIFLEERSQGVAGSTIVASMEGTRPVLVEIQALISPTSFGNPRRMATGIDHNRVPLLMAVLEKRVGLMLQNQDAYVKVAGGVKLDEPAIDLAVAISIASSFRDRAPHTDDVLIGEVGLTGEIRRVSRIDQRVQEAAKLGFKRAIIPAKNLEGWTPPDSIEMVGVNSVQEAIKIALGD; encoded by the coding sequence TTGGCTAAGCGTAAATCAAAATTTGTTTGTCAATCTTGTGGATATGAATCACCAAAATGGATGGGTAAATGCCCAGGATGCCATCAGTGGAATACGTTGGTAGAAGAATTAGAAGCAACAAAGACAGCAAGAGGAAATTGGGCAACGGGGGCAGCAACAGCTCAAAAGCCGGAAAAAATTTCGAGTATTCAAACACAAGAAGAGCCTAGAATTACAACAAGCATGCGAGAATTAAACCGTGTTTTAGGAGGCGGGATTGTACCAGGGTCGCTTGTACTGATTGGCGGAGATCCAGGGATAGGGAAATCCACCTTGCTCCTGCAAGTATCGAGTCAGCTATCGCAAAGTAATTTAGACGTATTGTACATTTCCGGAGAAGAATCTGCTCGACAGACTAAGTTGAGAGCAGACCGCCTCGATATTTCCTCTGAACGACTATATGTGCTGTCAGAAACAAACTTAATGGATATTGCTAATCAAATTGATCAACTAAAACCAGGATTTGTTGTTATCGACTCGATTCAAACCATTTTTAAAGAAGAAGTTACTAGTGCTCCAGGTAGCGTATCGCAAGTTCGCGAATGTACAAGCGAATTAATGCGAATTGCCAAACAGAACCACATTCCTATTTTTATTGTGGGGCATGTTACAAAAGAAGGTTCAATTGCTGGACCTAGGTTGCTCGAACACATGGTAGATGCTGTTTTATATTTTGAAGGGGAAAGGCATCATACTTTCAGAATATTACGAAGCGTGAAGAATCGATTCGGCAGTACGCATGAAATGGGTATTTTTGAAATGAAAGAAGAAGGTCTTGTCGAAGTGTTAAACCCATCCGAAATCTTTTTGGAAGAACGTTCTCAGGGAGTTGCAGGCTCTACAATTGTTGCATCAATGGAAGGAACAAGGCCGGTATTAGTAGAAATACAAGCTTTAATTTCTCCAACAAGTTTTGGAAACCCGCGGAGAATGGCAACAGGTATTGATCACAATCGGGTCCCGTTGCTGATGGCGGTTCTTGAAAAAAGAGTAGGTTTAATGCTCCAGAATCAAGATGCCTATGTAAAGGTGGCTGGAGGAGTGAAGTTAGATGAGCCAGCTATTGATCTGGCTGTGGCCATTAGTATTGCTTCCAGTTTTAGAGACAGAGCGCCGCATACGGATGATGTTCTTATCGGAGAAGTCGGTTTGACAGGAGAAATTCGCAGAGTGTCACGCATCGATCAGCGGGTGCAGGAAGCAGCAAAATTAGGATTTAAGCGAGCAATCATTCCTGCTAAGAATCTGGAAGGCTGGACACCACCGGATTCCATTGAAATGGTTGGTGTTAACTCTGTGCAGGAAGCCATAAAGATAGCATTAGGGGATTAA
- the clpC gene encoding ATP-dependent protease ATP-binding subunit ClpC has product MMFGRFTERAQKVLALSQEEAVRLGHNNIGTEHILLGLVSEGEGIAAKALQAIGLGADKIRDEVESLIGKGNQVSQTIHYTPRAKKVIELSMDEARKLGHSYVGTEHILLGLIREGEGVAARVLNNLGVSLNKARQQVLQLLGSSESGGAQNGRNNQANSANTPTLDSLARDLTAIAKEGNIDPVIGRGKEIERVIQVLSRRTKNNPVLIGEPGVGKTAVAEGLAQQIVQNEVPEILRDKRVMTLDMGTVVAGTKYRGEFEDRLKKVMEEIRQANNVILFIDELHTLIGAGGAEGAIDASNILKPSLARGELQCIGATTLDEYRKYIEKDAALERRFQPIQVDEPSVEESVQILQGLRDRYEAHHRVTITDDAIEAAAKLSDRYITDRFLPDKAIDLIDEAASKVRLRSYTTPPNLKELEQKLEEVRKEKDAAVQSQEFEKAAALRDDEQQLRKELEETEAKWKEKQGQENSEVTVEDIASVVSTWTGVPVSSLTKDESERLLHMEDILHDRLIGQEEAVKAVSKAIRRARAGLKDPKRPIGSFIFLGPTGVGKTELARALAESMFGDEDAMIRIDMSEYMEKHATSRLVGSPPGYVGYEEGGQLTEKVRRKPYSVVLLDEVEKAHPEVFNILLQVLEDGRLTDSKGRTVDFRNTVLIMTSNVGANELKRNKYVGFSLGDEEQDYKDMRSKVTTELKKAFRPEFLNRIDETIVFHSLEKKHMKYIVELMVKELQKRLVEQEIDFELSDKAIEKIANEGFDPEYGARPLRRSIQKNVEDLLSEELLKENIKRGQKITIDLDDKNEFSLV; this is encoded by the coding sequence ATGATGTTTGGACGTTTTACAGAAAGAGCACAAAAGGTATTAGCACTCTCACAAGAGGAAGCAGTTAGATTAGGGCATAATAATATAGGGACTGAACATATTTTGTTAGGACTCGTTAGCGAGGGAGAAGGAATTGCTGCTAAGGCTTTACAGGCAATTGGCCTTGGAGCAGATAAAATTAGAGATGAAGTAGAATCTTTAATCGGCAAAGGCAATCAAGTCTCGCAAACGATTCATTATACTCCTCGAGCAAAAAAAGTAATCGAATTATCCATGGATGAAGCACGTAAGCTCGGACATTCTTATGTAGGCACCGAACATATCCTTTTAGGTCTAATTCGTGAAGGAGAAGGCGTTGCTGCACGAGTATTGAATAACCTAGGTGTTAGCTTAAATAAAGCAAGACAACAAGTGCTTCAGCTGTTAGGAAGCTCTGAATCTGGTGGTGCTCAAAATGGTCGAAACAACCAGGCGAATAGCGCCAATACACCAACATTAGATTCCCTTGCCAGAGATTTAACGGCAATTGCCAAGGAAGGTAATATTGACCCGGTGATTGGTCGTGGAAAGGAAATTGAACGTGTCATTCAAGTGCTTAGCCGTCGAACCAAAAATAACCCTGTACTAATTGGTGAGCCGGGTGTTGGTAAGACAGCGGTAGCAGAAGGTCTTGCTCAGCAAATTGTTCAAAATGAAGTGCCAGAAATTTTACGAGATAAACGTGTGATGACACTGGATATGGGTACCGTTGTAGCGGGTACGAAATATCGCGGTGAATTTGAAGATCGCTTGAAAAAAGTAATGGAAGAAATTCGTCAAGCAAACAATGTGATCTTGTTTATTGATGAACTGCATACCTTGATTGGAGCTGGTGGAGCAGAAGGTGCTATCGACGCGTCCAATATCCTGAAACCATCGTTGGCTCGAGGTGAACTGCAATGTATTGGTGCTACTACTTTAGATGAGTACCGTAAATATATTGAGAAAGATGCGGCATTAGAGCGTCGTTTCCAACCAATTCAGGTAGATGAACCATCTGTAGAGGAATCGGTCCAAATTCTGCAAGGTTTACGTGACCGCTATGAAGCACACCACCGTGTTACCATTACAGATGATGCCATAGAAGCAGCTGCTAAATTGTCTGACCGCTATATTACAGATCGCTTCCTGCCAGATAAGGCGATTGACCTTATCGATGAGGCGGCATCGAAAGTACGCTTACGCTCTTATACAACACCACCAAACCTAAAAGAATTGGAACAGAAATTAGAAGAGGTTCGTAAAGAGAAAGACGCGGCAGTGCAGAGTCAAGAATTTGAAAAAGCAGCGGCGTTACGGGATGACGAACAGCAATTACGAAAAGAATTGGAAGAAACCGAAGCAAAATGGAAAGAGAAGCAAGGTCAAGAAAATTCCGAGGTCACAGTGGAAGATATTGCAAGTGTTGTATCTACATGGACCGGTGTACCTGTTTCATCCTTAACAAAAGATGAAAGTGAACGTTTATTGCACATGGAAGATATATTGCATGACCGTCTGATTGGACAGGAAGAAGCGGTTAAAGCAGTATCGAAAGCAATACGTCGTGCTAGAGCAGGACTGAAAGATCCGAAACGTCCAATTGGCTCCTTTATTTTCTTAGGTCCAACGGGTGTTGGTAAAACAGAATTAGCTCGCGCATTAGCGGAATCTATGTTCGGTGATGAAGATGCCATGATCCGTATCGACATGTCAGAATATATGGAAAAACACGCCACATCCCGCTTGGTTGGTTCTCCTCCTGGCTATGTTGGATATGAAGAAGGTGGCCAATTAACGGAAAAAGTCCGCAGAAAGCCTTATTCTGTCGTCTTGTTAGATGAGGTGGAAAAAGCTCACCCAGAAGTATTTAATATCTTGTTGCAAGTATTAGAGGATGGTCGATTGACCGATTCTAAAGGTCGGACCGTTGATTTTAGAAATACAGTTCTCATTATGACTTCCAACGTCGGAGCAAATGAATTAAAACGTAATAAATATGTTGGTTTCAGCCTTGGTGATGAGGAACAGGATTATAAGGATATGCGTTCAAAAGTAACAACAGAATTGAAAAAAGCATTCCGTCCTGAATTCTTAAACCGAATTGATGAAACAATTGTTTTCCATTCGCTTGAGAAGAAGCATATGAAGTATATTGTTGAATTAATGGTTAAAGAACTACAGAAACGTCTCGTTGAACAAGAGATTGATTTTGAATTGTCAGATAAGGCAATTGAGAAAATCGCCAACGAAGGTTTTGATCCGGAATACGGTGCAAGACCACTAAGACGCTCTATTCAGAAGAATGTCGAAGATTTACTTTCCGAGGAACTATTAAAAGAAAATATCAAACGCGGACAAAAAATAACCATTGATCTAGATGATAAAAATGAATTTAGCTTAGTGTAA
- a CDS encoding protein arginine kinase → MSLEQFMNEAISPWLKDDGPDSDIVMSSRVRLARNFEDTPFPLIAEEEQMDNILSFFKNEFNHQSYNQYKDFEFVRMADLNSTEKQVLVEKHLISPHLADKSKYGASLISKNEQVSIMVNEEDHIRAQLYFPGFQLEKALQEAFELDDWLETKINYAFDENRGYLTSCPTNVGTGLRASVMMHLPALALTRKINRMLPAINQLGLVVRGIYGEGSEAIGNIFQISNQITLGRSEEDIIEDLKGVVEKLIEHERHARTILLDQSSLELEDRVFRSYGILQHSRIIESKETAKCLSDVRLGIDLGFINNISKSILNELVVLTQPAFLQQYAKKMLTPNERDVFRASLIRERFTMEQKEEY, encoded by the coding sequence ATGAGTTTAGAGCAATTCATGAATGAAGCAATCAGTCCCTGGCTCAAAGACGATGGACCAGATAGTGATATTGTAATGAGCAGCAGGGTCCGGTTGGCGCGTAACTTTGAAGATACACCTTTTCCGCTGATTGCAGAAGAAGAACAAATGGATAATATCCTTTCATTTTTTAAAAATGAATTTAATCACCAATCGTATAATCAGTATAAAGACTTCGAATTTGTCAGAATGGCAGATTTGAATTCCACCGAGAAACAAGTGTTAGTAGAGAAGCATCTAATTAGTCCACACTTAGCTGATAAATCGAAATATGGTGCCTCGCTCATTTCAAAAAATGAGCAGGTATCGATTATGGTAAATGAAGAGGATCATATTCGTGCGCAGCTATATTTTCCAGGTTTTCAACTGGAAAAAGCGTTACAGGAGGCCTTTGAGCTAGATGATTGGCTTGAAACAAAAATCAATTATGCGTTCGATGAAAACAGAGGGTATTTAACATCTTGCCCAACGAATGTTGGTACAGGATTAAGAGCTTCTGTTATGATGCATTTGCCAGCACTTGCATTAACTCGAAAAATAAACCGTATGCTGCCAGCTATTAATCAATTAGGATTGGTAGTAAGAGGGATTTATGGAGAAGGCAGTGAAGCAATCGGTAATATTTTTCAAATTTCCAATCAAATAACGCTTGGCCGCTCCGAAGAAGACATTATCGAGGATTTGAAAGGTGTCGTGGAGAAGCTGATCGAACATGAACGACATGCACGCACCATATTATTGGATCAGTCTTCATTAGAGTTGGAGGATCGCGTTTTTCGCTCCTATGGAATTTTACAGCACAGTCGGATCATAGAATCAAAGGAAACGGCTAAATGTCTATCGGACGTCCGACTTGGAATTGATTTAGGATTTATAAATAATATCTCTAAGTCGATTCTAAATGAACTGGTCGTCTTAACGCAGCCGGCATTTTTACAACAATATGCTAAAAAAATGCTAACACCGAATGAACGTGATGTTTTTCGTGCATCCTTAATTCGGGAACGATTTACAATGGAGCAGAAGGAGGAATATTAA
- a CDS encoding UvrB/UvrC motif-containing protein, with translation MECQECHQNPATVHFAQVINGEKSEIHVCQQCAKDKGYVSQEEDAYSLHNLLSGLFNTGSNTMQQQSLRKQEETLQCDKCGMTYQQFARLGKFGCASCYHTFADHLNPLFRKVHSGNTLHEGKVPKRAGSNIYQRKKLRDLKVKLQQAIADEAFEDAAQIRDQIKSVEKSLHREEEGEDS, from the coding sequence GTGGAATGCCAAGAATGCCATCAAAATCCGGCGACCGTTCATTTTGCCCAGGTGATTAATGGGGAAAAAAGCGAAATCCATGTTTGTCAGCAGTGTGCAAAGGATAAAGGCTATGTTTCTCAGGAAGAGGATGCCTATTCTCTTCATAACCTGTTATCAGGATTATTTAATACAGGTTCGAATACGATGCAGCAGCAATCACTAAGGAAGCAAGAAGAGACACTTCAGTGTGACAAATGTGGGATGACCTATCAACAGTTTGCTAGACTGGGTAAATTTGGTTGTGCATCGTGCTATCATACCTTTGCCGATCATTTAAACCCATTATTTCGAAAGGTGCATAGTGGCAATACATTGCATGAAGGAAAAGTACCTAAACGAGCAGGCTCTAATATTTATCAACGGAAGAAATTACGAGATTTAAAGGTGAAGCTGCAGCAAGCAATAGCAGATGAAGCCTTTGAGGATGCGGCACAGATCCGTGACCAAATAAAATCAGTAGAAAAGAGCTTGCATCGTGAAGAGGAGGGGGAAGATTCATGA
- a CDS encoding CtsR family transcriptional regulator, whose product MRNISDIIEQYLKTIMKSNQHKIIEIKRSEIADRFECVPSQINYVINTRFTLEKGYLVESKRGGGGYIRISRITNEDKAMLIDEIIEMVQPSISQQKAVNILERLLEEELITKREAKLMVSAIDRSTLPFQLPIRDEVRARILSAMLNSLKYQF is encoded by the coding sequence ATGCGAAATATTTCAGATATTATTGAACAATATTTGAAAACAATCATGAAAAGTAATCAGCATAAAATCATCGAGATAAAACGTAGTGAGATTGCAGATCGCTTTGAATGTGTACCCTCTCAAATTAATTATGTTATTAATACCAGATTTACCTTAGAGAAAGGGTATCTGGTTGAAAGCAAGCGCGGTGGTGGAGGCTACATTCGAATTAGTCGAATTACCAACGAAGATAAAGCAATGTTAATTGATGAGATCATCGAAATGGTTCAGCCAAGCATCTCACAACAAAAGGCTGTTAATATATTGGAACGACTGTTGGAAGAAGAACTTATCACGAAAAGGGAAGCAAAATTGATGGTTAGTGCCATTGACCGCAGTACATTACCGTTTCAATTACCGATTCGAGATGAAGTGCGTGCCCGCATTTTATCGGCCATGCTCAATTCATTAAAATATCAGTTTTAG
- a CDS encoding MgtC/SapB family protein, which produces MDQIFDAAFMESVSKLMIALILAGLIGFEREVNKHSAGFRTHILVGVSSCLMMLLSINGFDYFIEHYDNVRFDPARIPSYVISGIGFLGAGTIIVNGGTIRGLTTAASIWAVAGLGLIVGIGMYKEAIVTTLIILISLVVLNKFEQRLHRKNHYIIFEVKLSKNKDTSKFIERVQSFPIEIREFDIYNENTEITKIKMYIDAIHQKKRENLYEWLLEQESVKKIKIRFRS; this is translated from the coding sequence ATGGATCAGATTTTTGATGCTGCATTTATGGAATCTGTTTCAAAATTAATGATTGCACTTATATTGGCCGGCTTAATTGGATTTGAAAGGGAAGTAAACAAACATTCAGCCGGATTTCGAACACATATATTAGTGGGTGTCAGCTCTTGTTTAATGATGTTGCTTTCTATTAATGGCTTTGATTATTTTATTGAGCATTATGATAATGTTCGATTCGATCCCGCGAGAATCCCATCGTATGTTATTAGTGGAATCGGTTTTCTAGGAGCTGGAACGATCATTGTCAATGGTGGGACAATTCGTGGTCTTACAACAGCTGCTTCTATTTGGGCGGTGGCAGGTTTAGGGTTAATCGTCGGGATTGGTATGTATAAAGAAGCGATTGTCACCACATTGATCATTTTAATCAGCCTTGTAGTTTTAAATAAATTTGAACAACGGCTTCATCGCAAGAATCATTATATTATTTTTGAGGTTAAACTGAGCAAAAATAAAGATACATCTAAATTTATCGAACGGGTGCAATCTTTTCCAATCGAAATACGTGAGTTTGATATATACAATGAGAATACAGAAATTACTAAAATTAAAATGTACATCGATGCAATACATCAGAAGAAGCGGGAAAATTTATATGAATGGCTGTTAGAGCAAGAAAGTGTCAAAAAAATTAAGATACGTTTTCGTTCTTGA
- a CDS encoding GNAT family N-acetyltransferase: MERMICLNSSYTDEILGLSEYAFQYKLTQEEKQEKAEQMKEDKVWGWIVDNQLAAKAHLIPLTVNLHGKPLKMGGIGSVASWPEYRRGGKIKALLYKLLTEMRQQQQSISYLHPFSVPFYRKYGWELTFDRTTYNIPIDSFQNDWNGQGSVRRVSKGEETISTLNTIYQMYTDKYTGTLHRTEHWWNYRTLKQKDTHIAFAYETDQTPIGYILFNIKQNRFTVYDMAFVNVNARHLLYQFIQHHDSMVHNVEMPVPPDDPLPLLVNEPRFEQKQLPYFMARIVDVDAFFEQYPFSIVDHNKIHFEIEVSDIFLEENNGVFLVSHDLEDSIVMKRTHAEPKVVKVKIAVQQLVQLFFGYKRPFALWEAGLIHGDALAVEQLEMIIPEQQTYFPDFF; the protein is encoded by the coding sequence ATGGAAAGGATGATTTGCTTAAATAGTTCCTATACTGATGAGATTCTTGGCTTATCTGAGTATGCATTTCAATATAAGTTAACACAAGAAGAAAAACAGGAAAAAGCAGAACAAATGAAAGAAGATAAAGTATGGGGATGGATAGTAGATAATCAGTTAGCTGCTAAAGCCCACCTTATTCCACTAACTGTTAATCTGCATGGTAAACCATTAAAAATGGGTGGTATCGGATCGGTTGCTTCTTGGCCAGAGTATCGTAGAGGTGGAAAAATAAAAGCATTGTTATACAAACTTTTAACAGAAATGAGGCAACAACAACAAAGTATCTCTTATTTACACCCATTCTCTGTACCCTTTTATCGAAAATATGGCTGGGAATTAACGTTTGATCGCACTACATACAATATTCCAATTGATTCATTTCAAAACGATTGGAACGGTCAAGGCAGTGTTAGAAGAGTCAGTAAAGGGGAAGAAACAATTTCTACTTTAAACACCATCTATCAAATGTATACAGATAAGTATACAGGTACACTTCATCGAACAGAGCATTGGTGGAATTATCGAACATTAAAGCAGAAAGATACTCACATCGCATTTGCGTATGAAACGGATCAAACGCCAATTGGATATATTCTATTCAATATCAAGCAGAATCGGTTCACCGTTTATGATATGGCGTTTGTGAATGTAAATGCCCGCCACTTACTATATCAGTTTATCCAGCATCATGATTCAATGGTACATAATGTAGAGATGCCTGTTCCTCCAGATGACCCATTGCCCTTACTTGTAAATGAACCAAGATTCGAGCAAAAGCAGTTGCCTTATTTTATGGCGCGGATTGTGGATGTTGATGCTTTCTTCGAACAGTATCCTTTTTCAATAGTCGACCATAATAAAATCCATTTTGAAATCGAAGTGTCAGACATATTTTTAGAAGAAAATAATGGCGTGTTTCTGGTGTCCCACGACTTGGAAGATAGCATTGTTATGAAGCGTACGCATGCAGAACCAAAGGTTGTAAAAGTGAAAATAGCTGTTCAACAGCTGGTGCAACTTTTCTTTGGTTACAAACGACCATTTGCACTGTGGGAAGCAGGCTTGATTCATGGAGATGCTTTAGCAGTTGAACAGTTAGAGATGATCATACCTGAGCAGCAGACATATTTTCCCGACTTTTTTTAA